A region of Solibacillus isronensis DNA encodes the following proteins:
- a CDS encoding SepM family pheromone-processing serine protease, which translates to MGNKGKIAFGLFLIILMGLSFYRLDYYITKPGGTYNVSEFLAIQNGDQDDEGSFYMTTVAMGQATPLTYAMAAVADYYDIVKLTDVRQEEEDDEEYNVRQLKYMTDSQFNATYVAFNRAGLEYQVTYKGLYVLNVLADGAADGQLKPGDEIVEVDNERIDSLDTFLTLITPKVKGDKINLVVKRDGKLIDETLEIKEIPGSEGRIGIGITYSESKSIKTDPKVTVKTEDIGGPSAGLMFTLELLNQLIDEDLTKGYEIAGTGEMLEDGTVGRIGGIEKKVVSADKEGVDIFFAPDDEITKEMLEYNPSITSNYEVAAQTAKAIDSDMKVIPVKTIDDALNYLNQLQPKN; encoded by the coding sequence ATGGGGAATAAAGGGAAAATAGCATTTGGCCTGTTTCTAATTATATTAATGGGTTTGTCTTTCTATAGGTTGGATTATTATATTACAAAACCAGGTGGTACATATAATGTAAGCGAATTTTTGGCGATTCAAAATGGGGACCAGGACGATGAAGGTTCATTTTATATGACGACCGTTGCGATGGGGCAGGCAACTCCGTTAACTTATGCAATGGCAGCCGTCGCGGATTATTATGATATTGTAAAATTAACAGATGTACGCCAAGAGGAAGAAGATGACGAAGAATATAATGTTCGCCAATTGAAATATATGACGGACTCCCAATTTAATGCAACGTATGTAGCGTTCAACCGTGCAGGGCTTGAATATCAAGTGACGTACAAAGGACTCTATGTATTGAATGTGCTTGCAGATGGCGCCGCAGACGGACAGTTAAAGCCGGGAGATGAAATTGTGGAAGTGGATAATGAACGTATTGATAGTTTGGACACGTTTCTTACTCTCATTACGCCGAAAGTAAAGGGAGATAAAATTAATCTAGTTGTAAAACGTGATGGAAAACTTATTGACGAAACGTTGGAGATTAAAGAAATACCAGGTTCTGAAGGACGTATTGGTATCGGTATCACTTATTCAGAAAGCAAATCAATCAAAACCGATCCGAAAGTGACTGTCAAAACAGAAGATATTGGCGGACCTTCTGCCGGGTTAATGTTTACATTAGAGCTGTTAAATCAGCTGATCGATGAAGATTTAACAAAAGGCTATGAAATTGCAGGTACCGGTGAAATGTTGGAGGATGGAACGGTAGGTCGAATTGGCGGTATAGAGAAAAAAGTTGTTTCTGCGGATAAAGAAGGCGTCGATATTTTCTTTGCACCTGATGACGAAATAACAAAAGAAATGCTTGAGTATAACCCAAGCATTACTTCAAATTATGAGGTGGCAGCCCAAACAGCAAAAGCCATTGATTCCGACATGAAAGTTATTCCTGTTAAAACAATTGATGATGCTCTGAATTATTTAAATCAACTACAACCGAAAAATTAA
- a CDS encoding nucleotidyltransferase: protein MQAVGIVVEYNPFHNGHLHHVNEAKRTTNSDVAVAVMSGQFLQRGEPALVDKWHRTKMALASGVDVVIELPYIFSTAQATSFASGAVQLLEAMQCTTLAFGSEQGTITPFLNTYHLIESNRTLYNSIIKETIQQGKSYPQALFTAYEQLKQLSPNAYIDLGQPNNILGFHYVEAIEKLQTVMRPATIQRIAAGYHDAIDTDSEIASATGIRQALFSGKSLEQVTQFLPEPSIDQLGHWQEEHGRFASWEGFWPLLQYAISRHTPQQLKQYADVSEGLENSLIKYARTSLDFEEFMNALKSKRYTWTRLQRMLTHIYTGVTKEQLHAYSSPTYIRILGMTSAGQQYISSIKKSLSMPLISRVAAVSDPILAIDLHATQMYQLGIQQFSNKKIDEDYKTPPIRY from the coding sequence ATGCAAGCCGTCGGTATAGTTGTTGAATATAATCCATTTCACAATGGCCATCTGCATCACGTAAACGAAGCAAAACGCACTACGAACAGTGATGTTGCGGTTGCTGTTATGAGCGGTCAATTTTTACAGCGAGGAGAGCCAGCACTCGTCGACAAATGGCACCGGACAAAGATGGCACTCGCAAGCGGAGTTGACGTCGTAATCGAACTTCCTTATATTTTCAGCACTGCTCAGGCAACTAGTTTTGCTTCAGGTGCTGTCCAACTATTGGAAGCAATGCAATGTACTACATTAGCATTTGGGAGCGAACAAGGAACCATCACGCCGTTTCTCAACACTTATCACTTAATAGAAAGCAACCGTACACTCTACAACTCCATTATTAAAGAAACAATTCAGCAAGGCAAAAGCTATCCGCAAGCTCTTTTTACGGCATATGAACAGCTTAAACAACTTTCCCCGAATGCATACATTGATTTAGGGCAACCAAATAATATACTAGGCTTCCATTACGTCGAAGCAATTGAGAAGCTACAGACAGTTATGAGACCAGCTACCATTCAGCGAATTGCTGCAGGATATCATGATGCGATAGATACAGACAGCGAAATTGCCAGTGCTACCGGGATCCGCCAGGCATTATTCAGCGGTAAGTCTCTCGAGCAGGTTACACAATTTTTACCCGAGCCGAGTATTGATCAACTTGGACACTGGCAGGAAGAACATGGTCGTTTTGCAAGCTGGGAAGGCTTTTGGCCACTTTTACAGTATGCTATTTCAAGACATACCCCACAGCAGTTAAAACAGTATGCAGACGTATCAGAAGGGCTTGAAAACTCACTTATTAAATATGCGAGAACGAGCTTGGACTTTGAGGAGTTTATGAATGCGTTGAAATCGAAACGCTATACATGGACAAGACTCCAGCGAATGCTGACACATATTTATACTGGAGTCACGAAAGAACAGTTACATGCCTATTCAAGCCCTACATATATTCGGATATTGGGCATGACATCAGCTGGTCAGCAATATATTTCAAGTATTAAAAAGTCCCTTTCAATGCCGCTCATCAGCCGGGTTGCAGCTGTCAGTGATCCTATATTGGCCATCGATTTGCACGCAACTCAAATGTACCAATTAGGCATACAGCAATTTTCAAATAAAAAAATAGACGAAGATTATAAAACTCCGCCTATTCGCTATTAA
- a CDS encoding YceD family protein has translation MKWSIHQLSKFRKDGMPIDTVVQLDEVKNRNTDIRNVSPVHVKGLCTFGASQMTCQLTISTTLTLPCARTWEDVEYPVNIETVEVFSWVDEENRGDVEGDIHYVDGDVVDMKPVLEELILLEVPMQVFKENTEGQVQGGKGWNYSTDEDVEKAKEVDEPKLDPRLAALAKYFDQTDE, from the coding sequence ATGAAATGGTCAATTCATCAATTATCAAAGTTTCGAAAAGACGGAATGCCGATTGATACAGTTGTTCAATTGGATGAAGTAAAAAATCGTAACACCGATATACGTAACGTTTCACCCGTTCATGTAAAAGGGCTTTGTACTTTTGGTGCATCGCAAATGACTTGTCAATTAACGATTAGCACTACATTAACGCTTCCATGTGCACGCACGTGGGAAGATGTTGAATATCCTGTGAACATCGAAACAGTAGAAGTTTTCAGTTGGGTCGATGAAGAAAATCGCGGGGATGTTGAGGGCGATATCCATTATGTTGATGGAGACGTTGTTGATATGAAACCAGTCCTGGAGGAATTAATTCTTCTTGAAGTGCCGATGCAAGTATTCAAAGAGAATACCGAAGGACAAGTGCAAGGCGGTAAAGGCTGGAACTATTCAACGGATGAAGATGTAGAAAAAGCTAAGGAAGTTGACGAACCAAAATTGGATCCAAGACTGGCTGCTTTAGCTAAGTATTTTGATCAAACAGATGAATAA
- the rpmF gene encoding 50S ribosomal protein L32, with protein MAVPFRRTSKTAKRKRRTHFKLSVPGMVACPNCGEAKLSHRVCKACGQYKGKEVVAK; from the coding sequence ATGGCTGTACCATTTAGAAGAACTTCTAAAACTGCAAAAAGAAAGCGTCGTACGCATTTCAAACTATCTGTACCTGGTATGGTAGCTTGCCCAAACTGTGGAGAAGCTAAACTATCTCACCGTGTTTGCAAAGCTTGCGGACAATACAAAGGTAAAGAAGTAGTAGCGAAATAA
- a CDS encoding enoyl-CoA hydratase/isomerase family protein, whose translation MDYLIQNENGILTFTINREEKRNAINYAVMDGLKEVITYIKEHNDVRFLVITGAGEKSFCSGGDLSEFHSLETEEEAFGMLSKMGNILYDLATLPVPTIALINGTAVGGGCEIATACDFRLISSHAKAGFIQGTLAITSGWGGGTYLFERGLRHDRALKMLVDAKPYDAQTLYEIGWAMRVYIEGTKEQALAEFIEHMAKIHPSVHQAYKEIELRKWRERNMHERVMEEIRLCAKLWESEAHHKAVQNFLEKKK comes from the coding sequence ATGGATTACTTAATTCAGAATGAAAATGGGATTCTAACATTTACGATTAATCGCGAAGAAAAAAGAAATGCTATAAACTATGCGGTGATGGATGGTTTAAAGGAAGTTATTACATACATAAAAGAACATAATGATGTGCGTTTCTTAGTTATTACAGGTGCCGGTGAAAAATCATTTTGTTCGGGCGGGGACTTGTCAGAGTTTCATAGTTTGGAAACGGAAGAAGAAGCGTTTGGTATGCTGAGTAAAATGGGGAATATTCTATATGATTTAGCGACATTGCCTGTACCGACAATTGCTTTAATAAATGGAACGGCTGTAGGAGGAGGTTGTGAAATTGCGACAGCTTGCGATTTCCGGCTGATTTCCTCACATGCAAAAGCCGGCTTCATCCAAGGAACGCTGGCGATTACGTCTGGATGGGGTGGAGGAACTTATTTGTTTGAGCGTGGGCTGCGCCATGACCGTGCATTAAAAATGCTCGTAGACGCAAAGCCATATGACGCGCAAACGTTATATGAGATCGGTTGGGCGATGCGTGTGTATATTGAAGGGACGAAAGAGCAGGCTCTTGCAGAATTTATTGAGCATATGGCAAAGATCCATCCTTCTGTCCACCAGGCATATAAAGAAATTGAATTAAGAAAATGGCGTGAGCGCAATATGCACGAGCGAGTGATGGAAGAAATCCGACTATGTGCAAAGCTGTGGGAATCCGAAGCTCACCATAAAGCAGTACAGAACTTCCTCGAGAAGAAAAAGTAA
- a CDS encoding transcriptional regulator: MEQKRRKDQWTIADDEKLAEIVIQTVQNGRTQLEAFEQAAQELNRTKQACGFRWNKTLRAQYGQVLNSVRKRPKQLMRSHLKLALSSFEELTEAYNELEMKYSELQSEYDKITKWLHQGVALTKGKPS, translated from the coding sequence GTGGAGCAAAAAAGAAGGAAAGATCAATGGACAATTGCAGACGATGAAAAGTTAGCTGAAATTGTGATTCAAACAGTTCAAAACGGACGTACACAACTAGAAGCTTTTGAGCAGGCAGCACAAGAATTAAACCGGACGAAGCAAGCTTGCGGCTTTCGCTGGAATAAAACATTGCGAGCGCAGTATGGACAGGTTTTGAACAGCGTCAGAAAGCGCCCGAAACAGTTAATGCGCAGTCACTTAAAGTTGGCGTTATCTAGTTTTGAAGAATTGACAGAAGCATATAACGAACTAGAAATGAAATATTCGGAATTGCAATCAGAGTACGACAAAATTACGAAGTGGTTACATCAAGGTGTTGCCTTAACAAAAGGGAAACCGAGTTAA
- a CDS encoding acetyl-CoA carboxylase biotin carboxyl carrier protein subunit yields MAEVKAQMAGTVFEVSVKEGDSVTKGQTLIILESMKMEIPHEAEADGTVAKITVAEGDFVEENDILVELA; encoded by the coding sequence ATGGCAGAAGTAAAAGCACAGATGGCAGGGACAGTATTCGAGGTAAGTGTTAAAGAAGGGGACAGTGTGACAAAAGGGCAAACACTCATCATTTTGGAATCGATGAAAATGGAAATTCCACATGAGGCAGAAGCGGATGGAACAGTAGCAAAAATTACTGTTGCTGAAGGAGATTTTGTTGAAGAGAATGATATTTTAGTAGAATTAGCTTAA
- a CDS encoding acyl-CoA carboxylase subunit beta, producing the protein MTQPTYNEHLQQKIEEIYAGGQPKYHEKLKETNKLFVRDRLKQLFDDGVYEEDARFANCEAGDLPADGVVTAIGQIDGQTVCVMANDSTIKAGSWGSRTVEKIIRIQETAEKMQVPMLYLVDSAGARITDQLEMFPGRRGAGRIFHNQVRMSGMIPQICILFGPSAAGGAYIPAFCDIVIMVDGNASMYLGSPRMAEKVIGEKVSLEEMGGARMHCTVSGCGDVLAANEEEAIREARRYISYFPANFAEFPPIDEIKAPKSGRTLEEIIPENQNAPFDMYECIEQLIDEDSFFEIKKLFASELITGLARIDGQVVGIIANQPKVKGGVLFIDSADKAAKFITLCDAFSIPLLFLADVPGFMIGTKVEKAGIIRHGAKFISAMSSATVPKISVIVRKAYGAGLYAMCGPAFEPDAVIALPTAQIAVMGPEAAVNAVYSNKIEAIEDPKERMQFVKQKIEEYKEEIDLYKLASEMVIDDIVAPNQLRHTLIQRFNYYNSKQIVLPYRKHPVYPV; encoded by the coding sequence ATGACACAGCCTACTTATAACGAACACTTACAGCAGAAAATAGAAGAAATATACGCAGGCGGGCAACCAAAATATCACGAAAAGTTAAAAGAAACGAATAAACTTTTTGTCCGTGATCGCTTGAAACAATTATTTGATGATGGAGTTTATGAGGAAGATGCCCGTTTTGCAAATTGTGAGGCCGGAGATTTGCCTGCAGATGGAGTTGTAACAGCTATTGGGCAAATTGATGGGCAAACCGTTTGCGTTATGGCAAATGACTCTACTATCAAGGCTGGATCATGGGGTTCGCGAACAGTTGAAAAAATAATCCGTATTCAAGAAACTGCGGAGAAGATGCAAGTGCCAATGCTATACTTAGTCGATTCTGCAGGGGCACGCATTACAGATCAGCTCGAAATGTTCCCTGGGCGACGCGGGGCAGGCCGTATTTTTCATAATCAAGTACGTATGAGCGGAATGATTCCTCAAATATGTATTTTATTCGGTCCATCTGCTGCAGGAGGAGCCTATATTCCGGCCTTTTGTGACATCGTTATAATGGTGGACGGAAATGCTTCAATGTACTTAGGATCACCGAGAATGGCTGAAAAAGTAATTGGTGAAAAGGTTTCACTCGAAGAAATGGGCGGAGCGCGTATGCACTGTACCGTTAGCGGCTGCGGAGATGTATTGGCTGCAAACGAGGAAGAGGCAATTCGCGAAGCGAGGCGTTATATCAGTTATTTCCCTGCAAACTTTGCGGAATTCCCGCCGATTGATGAAATAAAAGCACCGAAAAGCGGGAGAACACTGGAAGAGATTATTCCGGAAAATCAAAATGCGCCATTTGATATGTATGAATGTATCGAACAGCTGATTGATGAAGACAGCTTCTTTGAAATTAAAAAGCTTTTCGCTTCTGAACTGATAACAGGGCTAGCCCGCATCGATGGGCAAGTAGTAGGGATTATCGCCAATCAGCCGAAAGTAAAAGGCGGCGTATTGTTTATCGATTCTGCCGACAAAGCAGCGAAGTTCATAACGCTTTGTGATGCATTCTCGATTCCGCTGTTATTTTTAGCGGATGTACCGGGCTTTATGATCGGTACAAAAGTAGAGAAGGCGGGCATTATACGACATGGGGCAAAATTTATATCGGCGATGAGTTCAGCGACAGTGCCGAAAATTTCGGTTATCGTTCGTAAAGCTTATGGAGCTGGTCTTTATGCGATGTGCGGACCGGCATTTGAACCGGATGCAGTCATTGCATTGCCAACTGCCCAAATTGCGGTTATGGGTCCTGAAGCGGCTGTAAATGCTGTTTATTCAAATAAAATCGAGGCGATTGAAGATCCGAAAGAGCGAATGCAGTTTGTCAAACAAAAAATCGAAGAATATAAGGAAGAGATCGATTTATACAAATTGGCTTCTGAAATGGTAATTGATGATATTGTCGCACCAAATCAACTGCGACATACATTAATTCAACGCTTTAATTACTATAATTCGAAACAAATTGTCTTACCATATCGAAAACATCCGGTATATCCAGTATAA
- a CDS encoding ketopantoate reductase family protein, translating into MRIEIIGAGAVGLLVASYFAEKNMDVYIVGKPAEKTVFKNIHIARTNLNQSVTTVNVKYISALSNEANLIIVAVKYGQLHEVYASMERVKESIPLLFLQNGLAHYEEALALNKAHIAFSSIQFGALKLSQYHVAHKGEGVMKVAVAKGDRSKFDFLNELSSSGLPIVFEQNAETMLMEKALLNCFINPLTAILQVKNGQLITQSYTLQLLNNLYNELMTAFPQFKESFHFEQVVALCERTAENTSSMLADRLANRKTEIDTIAGTILKKAEQNEKELPVLQTLYHLVKAFEESGEQL; encoded by the coding sequence ATGCGAATTGAAATCATTGGGGCAGGTGCAGTTGGTTTATTAGTAGCAAGCTATTTTGCTGAAAAGAATATGGATGTGTATATTGTCGGGAAACCTGCAGAAAAAACAGTATTTAAAAACATCCATATTGCTAGGACAAACTTGAATCAATCTGTTACGACCGTCAACGTTAAATATATTTCGGCACTTTCAAATGAAGCGAATTTAATCATTGTAGCTGTAAAATATGGACAACTTCATGAAGTGTATGCAAGTATGGAGCGTGTAAAGGAATCTATTCCATTATTATTTTTGCAAAATGGCTTAGCACATTATGAGGAAGCACTTGCATTAAATAAAGCCCATATTGCATTTAGTTCGATTCAATTCGGGGCTCTTAAACTGTCGCAGTATCATGTCGCCCATAAAGGGGAAGGTGTGATGAAAGTTGCTGTAGCAAAGGGAGATCGCAGCAAGTTTGATTTCCTGAACGAACTTTCATCGTCAGGACTGCCGATTGTATTTGAACAGAATGCCGAAACGATGCTGATGGAGAAAGCGCTGCTGAATTGTTTTATCAATCCGTTAACCGCGATTTTGCAAGTGAAAAATGGGCAGCTAATTACACAGAGCTATACTTTGCAATTATTGAATAATTTATATAACGAACTCATGACGGCATTTCCGCAATTTAAAGAATCGTTCCACTTTGAACAAGTTGTTGCACTTTGTGAAAGGACAGCAGAAAATACATCTTCTATGCTGGCGGATCGTCTCGCAAACCGCAAAACCGAAATTGATACTATAGCTGGAACGATTTTGAAAAAAGCGGAGCAAAATGAGAAAGAATTACCTGTGTTACAAACACTTTATCATCTAGTGAAAGCATTTGAAGAGAGCGGTGAACAACTGTGA
- a CDS encoding DUF3397 domain-containing protein, whose amino-acid sequence MATIIVCPIIAFITVLLLCRKLRIKKHKAIGLAADITTFLLFFSIPIALQGLWNIGILMPMLIVVLVIAIVFTYFDWRTKKEIEVKPLLKKVWRFYFLLFSITYFIIWIVGITHSVMMFMMVD is encoded by the coding sequence GTGGCAACAATTATTGTATGTCCGATTATTGCTTTTATCACTGTGCTGCTCCTATGCCGTAAGCTTCGAATAAAAAAACATAAAGCGATTGGCTTGGCAGCGGATATTACAACATTTCTTTTGTTTTTTTCGATACCAATTGCGTTACAAGGACTATGGAATATTGGTATATTAATGCCGATGCTAATTGTCGTACTCGTAATTGCGATTGTTTTTACATATTTTGATTGGCGAACGAAAAAAGAAATTGAAGTAAAGCCACTACTGAAAAAAGTTTGGCGCTTTTACTTTTTATTGTTCAGCATCACTTATTTTATAATTTGGATTGTTGGAATTACCCATTCAGTTATGATGTTTATGATGGTTGATTAG
- the bshC gene encoding bacillithiol biosynthesis cysteine-adding enzyme BshC, which produces MELEQINSPVTNKLLADYWSGNADIHSFFEYKYNEGAFDQRFAYLKNRTYRSKELAQVIRSYMEQYGISEKTAHHIDELEQGAVVVVGGQQAGLLTGPLYSVHKAITVILLAEQQRKILNAPVVPMFWIAGEDHDIEEINHTYTMANGEVKKRGYSERSKLKKMASTTELNKEALQQFILNVFKDFGETEHTADLLNSVLNHAENSETFTDFFTLLMNDLFKKHGLLMLDATYGPFRQYEKNYFVQLIEKNESIATGVVAQERKLAEKGYAMPIEATEQNANLFYIKEGERFLLERSGGQFKNGSAHANFSKEELVAIANESPESLSNNVVTRPLMQEMALPVLAFVGGPGELAYWATLKPAFDTLQLQMPIFAPRLSITLVTRQVDALLEQKELSVTDVLTGKVDEHLAQFVESVKDEQVTRAIEQMQKQMEEQYEQLTSYLQHGNYHVEDLLEKNKNYHERQFQYLRSKLEQQNIEKHEVAIRQYKTIQSLLYPNDSYQERLYNPYLFLNTYGGKLIDDLLELPMSISMKHQLITL; this is translated from the coding sequence ATGGAGCTAGAACAAATAAATTCACCAGTAACGAATAAGCTATTAGCGGACTATTGGTCGGGGAATGCCGATATCCATTCGTTTTTTGAATATAAATATAATGAGGGAGCTTTTGATCAACGATTTGCGTATTTAAAAAATCGTACGTATCGTTCAAAAGAGCTGGCTCAAGTTATACGCAGTTATATGGAACAGTATGGCATCTCGGAAAAAACGGCGCATCATATAGATGAGCTTGAGCAAGGTGCTGTAGTTGTAGTAGGTGGTCAGCAAGCTGGTTTGCTGACAGGTCCTCTCTATTCTGTTCATAAAGCGATTACGGTTATTCTGCTGGCAGAACAACAAAGAAAAATATTAAATGCACCGGTCGTACCAATGTTTTGGATCGCGGGTGAAGATCACGATATAGAAGAGATTAATCATACGTATACAATGGCAAACGGCGAAGTGAAAAAACGTGGTTACAGTGAACGTTCTAAGCTGAAGAAAATGGCCTCGACTACAGAATTAAATAAAGAAGCACTACAGCAGTTTATTTTAAATGTATTTAAAGATTTTGGGGAAACCGAACATACAGCAGACTTACTGAATAGTGTTTTAAATCATGCAGAAAATAGTGAAACATTTACTGATTTCTTTACGCTGCTGATGAATGATTTATTTAAAAAGCACGGTTTATTAATGTTGGATGCAACTTATGGGCCGTTCAGACAATATGAAAAAAACTATTTTGTCCAATTGATTGAAAAGAACGAATCGATCGCAACAGGTGTTGTAGCGCAGGAAAGAAAGCTTGCAGAAAAAGGTTATGCAATGCCGATCGAAGCTACGGAGCAAAATGCGAATTTATTTTATATTAAAGAAGGCGAACGTTTTCTGCTAGAGCGCAGTGGGGGCCAATTTAAAAATGGGTCAGCACATGCAAATTTTTCAAAAGAGGAATTAGTTGCTATTGCGAATGAGTCTCCTGAAAGTTTAAGCAATAATGTTGTTACCCGACCGTTAATGCAGGAAATGGCACTCCCGGTACTAGCATTTGTAGGGGGGCCCGGTGAACTTGCTTATTGGGCAACTTTAAAGCCTGCATTTGATACGCTGCAGCTGCAAATGCCGATATTTGCGCCAAGGCTCAGCATTACGCTTGTTACGCGTCAAGTTGATGCATTACTGGAACAAAAAGAGCTGTCTGTAACGGATGTGCTGACAGGTAAGGTCGATGAACATTTAGCGCAATTTGTGGAAAGTGTGAAAGATGAACAAGTAACGCGCGCAATTGAGCAGATGCAAAAACAGATGGAAGAGCAGTATGAACAACTGACGAGCTATCTGCAGCATGGTAACTATCATGTAGAAGATTTATTGGAGAAGAATAAAAATTACCATGAACGTCAATTCCAATATTTACGCTCGAAACTGGAACAGCAAAATATAGAAAAGCATGAAGTTGCAATTCGCCAATACAAAACGATCCAGTCGCTATTATATCCAAATGATAGTTACCAGGAGCGCTTGTACAACCCTTATTTATTTCTAAATACCTATGGGGGAAAGCTGATTGATGATTTATTGGAGTTACCTATGAGTATTTCCATGAAACACCAACTTATTACCTTATAA
- the mraZ gene encoding division/cell wall cluster transcriptional repressor MraZ, with translation MFMGEYQHSIDAKGRMIVPAKFRESLGEHFVITRGLDQCIFGYPMDEWRKLEDKLKDLPMTKKDARAFARFFFSGATEVEVDKQGRINIPSTLIGYANLEKECVILGVSSKIEIWAKESWQQYFEQSAESFDEIAENLIGFDF, from the coding sequence ATGTTCATGGGAGAATATCAACATTCTATTGATGCAAAAGGCCGCATGATTGTCCCTGCAAAGTTTCGAGAATCACTTGGAGAACACTTTGTAATAACTCGCGGGCTAGATCAATGCATTTTTGGATATCCTATGGATGAATGGCGAAAACTCGAAGATAAATTAAAGGATTTACCGATGACCAAAAAAGATGCACGTGCATTTGCGCGATTCTTCTTTTCTGGTGCTACAGAAGTAGAAGTGGACAAGCAGGGCCGAATTAATATTCCATCTACACTGATTGGATACGCTAATCTTGAAAAAGAATGCGTGATATTAGGTGTATCGAGCAAAATTGAAATTTGGGCGAAAGAATCTTGGCAGCAATACTTCGAGCAATCGGCAGAATCATTTGATGAAATCGCAGAAAATCTGATTGGCTTTGATTTTTAA
- the rsmH gene encoding 16S rRNA (cytosine(1402)-N(4))-methyltransferase RsmH: MFDHTTVLLKETVDGLNINPDGIYVDCTLGGAGHSEYLVQQLSEKGRLICFDQDTTAIENAKVRLADYLDRVIFVHSNFRYLKEELHKLNIHQIDGILYDLGVSSPQLDTPERGFSYHHDAPLDMRMDQTAELSAYHVVNEWSYENLVRIFFRYGEEKFSKQVARKIEQAREIAPVETTGQLVELIKDGIPAPARRKGGHPAKRIFQAIRIAVNDELGAAEDSLVDAIDLLKIGGRISVITFHSLEDRLTKTLFKEASSLPDLPPGLPVIPEHMKPVLKLVTRKPILPSDEELAANNRSRSAKLRIAEKINDKGRG; encoded by the coding sequence ATGTTCGATCATACAACCGTATTATTGAAAGAAACTGTTGATGGGTTGAACATCAATCCGGATGGTATTTATGTTGACTGCACATTAGGTGGTGCAGGTCATAGTGAGTACCTTGTACAACAATTATCAGAAAAAGGCCGTTTAATTTGCTTTGACCAGGATACAACGGCTATTGAAAACGCAAAAGTACGATTAGCCGATTATTTAGATCGTGTTATATTCGTACACTCAAATTTCCGCTATTTAAAAGAAGAATTACACAAACTGAACATTCATCAAATAGATGGAATTTTATATGATTTAGGTGTTTCATCACCACAACTTGATACACCTGAACGCGGATTTAGTTACCATCATGATGCACCGCTCGATATGCGAATGGATCAGACTGCTGAACTGAGCGCATATCATGTTGTGAATGAATGGTCATACGAAAATCTTGTTCGTATTTTCTTCCGTTACGGAGAAGAAAAATTTTCTAAACAAGTTGCGCGCAAAATTGAACAAGCCCGTGAAATTGCTCCTGTTGAAACGACGGGTCAATTAGTAGAGCTTATAAAAGATGGTATTCCAGCCCCAGCACGTCGCAAAGGTGGACATCCTGCAAAGCGAATCTTCCAGGCTATTCGAATTGCTGTAAATGATGAATTAGGTGCAGCGGAAGATTCTTTAGTAGATGCAATCGATTTATTGAAAATTGGTGGTCGTATAAGTGTGATTACATTCCACTCATTAGAAGACCGCTTAACAAAAACACTATTTAAAGAGGCTTCATCATTGCCGGATTTACCGCCAGGATTACCGGTTATTCCAGAGCATATGAAACCAGTACTTAAATTAGTGACAAGAAAACCGATTTTACCATCAGACGAGGAGTTAGCTGCGAATAATCGTTCACGTTCAGCAAAATTGCGCATCGCTGAAAAAATTAACGATAAAGGACGTGGGTAA